agaacTAATAGACGAGCTTCAAACGAAGGGGCATTTCATGTTCGAGGCAAACCTCGACGACACACCAGTATCATGGATGACTATGCTGGCCACGCAGCCTCCATGCCAGCAAATGCTGATCGAATGCCACCCTGACTATTCGGGCTACCAGACAATGTAAAAAGCCCCTACCCCCCTCTTCCCTTTAGCTCATGCCCCTTTAGCTGATATATTGCTTAGGTCTTATCACATTGAGTCAATGACGGGCTGTCTGCTTATGAGCGACGTCATAGCCTTTCTAGCCGAATGCCAGAAACCTGGGGTAAAGTACACCACTATACGTGTCGGTTAGTCTGGTGGAAAGAGAGTTATTGGGCTGCCCATTACCTCGGTAGCTCTTGACAGGATGCCGGCTAGTGTTTCAAGCAAAGTTGCGATCGAGCTGCCTGGAACGATCCGGGGGGGCTCTACCATTTTATTTCCCTCCAGTGCCTCGATGGCTGGGAACACTTTCTGCGTGGGATGATATTGCATAAGAAGATAACGGTTCATGGGCAAGAATGTCAGTGTGGTTATTCGATCTACTCTGTGTGCAACACAAAAGTATTAGCTAAGGCTGTTGGTTGTAAGGGAGCATCAGAAGGGGTATCTGTCAGATTGCAGCAATATCCTCCGTCTACTCTCTGACGTAATGTAATTACTTGTCTGTCCAAAATGCATCATGCTTCCGTTGATCTGGAAGATATTCAATAAAAAAGGCCCATTACGCAGTTTTCATATAACCTTCGAAAGTCCAATATATAAGTTTGGTATCATGTGTTGCATATATGTCGTACGGATATATTCCATTTTGTTACATCATCTTCGTGGATTGTAAAAGTTTAGTATAACGTTTCCTGTATAACAATTAAAGGTTTTCCCATCAGTCTACTAATAGTAAGGACTTCTTGCCTACCATACTTAACTTGTCTGTGTCTGTATAGCGAACATCAAGCGCTAGTAACCTCCGTCGAAATCTCCACCGTCCGAAAGATCTCAATAGCATTCCCCGTGCTCTCGAAGTTATCCCCTTGCCCATAAATAATAGCCCGGATCTGAGGGTCGGCTTGAGCGTTCTGAAACAAGGCGTCTTGATCGGAGGCTCTTCGCCAAAACCCGCGACGCCGGGAATGCTCTGAGCTGCCCAGGGAACATTTGCAGGTATGCTGGCTATGGAGGTGTTGGTGATAGATATGGGTGGTGAGGGCTGAGAGGGCGGGGAGACAGGCGCAGATTATCCCTAGGGAAATTTCGGCGTTTCTAGTTTGACTAGATTAGTTGGATTTGATTGAGGGCTGACGCTGAGGGAGAAGGTATACCCGAGCATGTTGATGCGCATGAAGGACATTGTGATGTCCTGAGATTTGGCAGTACTCACGATCAAGACTAGTCGGGCAATACTGGATGCGCAGGCGAGTCCCCCCGCGCTGAGGAGGGCTATGACGCGGACTTTCTTTCGGGTCGGTAGATGTAATGTCGATACTATTGCTACTGGAATTATGAGGATAATGAGATCGCTGACGACGCTGATCACTGCATCTGCCAGCGTGATCTTGGATTGATTCAGACAGCTACCCGGAGTGGTCGGGGCCCAGAACTTCGATATGGGGTTGCAGATACAGATCTTGACAATCAAAGCCGGAATGTAGTAGGCTAGCATCAGGCCGagaaagatatagattaagaTGACTGCCTTGCGGAAAGGGTGGAAGACCCGTGTCATGATCCAAAGGAGACACAGTTTGGTTAGGTAGGCTGCCGGCCCGTAGACTATCATTGTTCCGTAGACGGTCTGGTATTATCAGCTTTTGTGGCTCTCTCAAACCAGGTAGGTAATCCGGCATACCTTATGGAAAATGCGTTGGTCGTGGTCCGACACTTCGTCTATGTGAAGACCTCCTCCGTGATAGCCCACTGTGGGAGATTAGCGGCGTAACTAGTGGCGTGGCGGTATATGTACTGGCGAGTGCAAGGGCTGAATAGCCGACTCCAAGAGACTGTGATCGAATGCTTAGCACGGATTTGAGATAGTGCCAGTGTGAAACATACCCAGGCACCCAAGCAGGCCGCTGTCTTAGTCAGTCAACTGTGAATGATATCATCTCACGAAACGCACCGTCTTCTTTGGCCAAGCCGCTGAACACGAACATCCGAGTGTAAACTCGAAGGGCGACGCAAAGTGTAGTGGCACTGATACATAAGATCTGCAACGCCGTGTTCCAGTGCTGGACAGTCTGGTCGATGTGTTCCTCGGGCATATCGGTTGTGCTTTATGACAGCAATGACGGTTGGTATCCCGGGCCCTGTTTTCACTGTTGTCCTCACTACACCACAGTGGGTATAGCAACTCTATGTCCGATAGAATACCGGGAGGTGGCCGGAGTTATGTGATATTATAGCAGAGGTAAACAAGATCTGCTACACACAACTAATAACACAGAGAGACAATAACCCAAGAATTATGAGATCGGTCGATATGACTAAGAGATTATTTGAAGCACTTTGGCTTTCCATAATCATCTCCTGCTTTCCTGTTCAGCTAGAACTGAATAGTTGACATTTTGCAGTCTATCCGCTGAAGAGGGGGATCCCAGGCCCTAAAAGTAATCACTTGGCAGGGTCGTAACCATGAGATCCCACATGGTCAAGCAAATGCGAATGTACCAATCACCATGTAGCGGAAATCAAAAGAGGAAGCTCGCTACTGGAGCCCTGGAGGCGGTGATCTCCGAAAGGATGGGTCTAAGAATTAGCTTTCCTCCGGCCGAGTGGATCTGGGGAACCATTGAATGTCTATTGCATCGGACGATCACCCGTACAGTGGTTGGGGAAATGACAGCCATACCTTTATCCGCTTTGGGAAATTGCGGAGTCGCAGATGTCATCACCAGCCCTAGGTTTTGCCACTGGAGGTCCATGAACCCTATCTTAATGCCACCATTTTTGCTGAACTTTACTCTACCCGTCGTTAGGATACATAAGTGTTACATCCGAGGCTTCTACTAAGGGTTCTTCTACAATATGTCGTATCACTAGTAGCAGTATAGTCTCAGCCACTTACGCAGGGCTGACAATGCAATGCCAAATAACAGAAGTCCTGCAGTCTGGGATGGCTTAGATCCAATTTAACTCCATTACCAAAGTGGTTGAATTCTTATAGGTAATCCATTCAAGGACTCCTCCAACCCAGTGTGCTTGGGATTACgagctaaaaaaaaaaaaaaaaaaaaaaaaaaaaaaaaaaaaaaaaaaaaccctGGAGGCCGGCCACCGTAATAAGGTCAATGTGTAACGCACTACCTTCCCGAGCTTTCAATGAGGTCTACTATTCGCCCACCTTATAGAAGCAATCTAAATAAATGTTTATTTGTTCGAGAAGCCTCGGAAATCCTTTTCTCAGAGTGCAACATGTTCGAAAGCTTCCGCAAACCGATGGTCCTGCCTGCCGAGCTTCAACCCTAGTCTAGCCAGCTGTCCCGCTTGACCCGCAACAGCAGACCCATGGTACTTCGTCAATACAAAGTTAGAATTTCTTATATATCAGACTTACGAGAAGTTAAAAGTTACCAATATTGAGCAGGGACCAGAGCGGCCCTTGAGCTACACTCTACATACAGAAAAGCACGAACATGTGCCGTGCCAGCTGCTCTCTCGATGGAAGTGCATCAATTTACTGGAGTCTACGAAGCCTATCCCCCCTGGCCAATCAGGAATGTAACAGAGCGGAGTATATTTCGTTGAACATATTTCTCTTTGCCGATGACACCTGCGCATCGCTTATCAATTCTACTGTCTAAGGTCCAGCCCTTGAACACCATACTGAcaagatgaaggaggaaaatATATGTAAAGGTTTATGGACAAGGCAGCCGCTCTGCTGTAGTTCTAGTGCGTGTAGCATCTAGTCCGCTATCCTGTGCCTGCTTGTCCCGTGAAGTGCCTCCCGGTAGGTAGTCTTTTTGTGAGTGTCTTAGGGGTGCTAACAGGCCCCTTCCCATACTCTATATGTCCTTCTACACGTTGGTTTCCACATCTATCTCCAGTTGTCGGTGTCTTGTTCGCTCGTaattcccccctccctccccccacCCGAGAAGCGAGCTGAGCAATTCTATCTGGTGCCCAGATTCCATAATGTAGAATATTCCCTGCAGATGAGAAATAATCTCGTTATAGTCCAGTCTGCCTTACATCACCGAGCTGAACATGTAAAGCATTATTCACATCCGGTCAGCATACAGCGGGTACTAGCGGGGAGCATGCCTCGAGCTCTAGATTAGCCCCCCACAGTGGCACTAGTCCGTGAGACTAACACCCTCAACCGGACCTACAGCCCTAACAACCTTCCTAAATAGATGCTTATCACTCAATTCCCCAGCTAACCGCTACGCatgctcctcatcaccaGCCAAGAACAAACACGTTGTCCCTGACCCAGCCATCAAACTCACAATAGCCCCAGCTTCCCCCCCCATTCGCAAAGCCACTCCAATATCAGTGTCCAACTCCCCCGCCGCGTCTTGCAGATTATTATCCAAATACGGAGTCGAAAGACGAATGGGGGTACTTCCCCAGTCAATGCCCAAGCATTTCTCAAGCTGCTCACTTTGACTCGATAATACCTTCCCAGCCTCTATCCTTCTAGCGATAAACTTATCCGACTTTTCAAACACAAGCTTCATCGACAACCCCCTCGGCATTATCCCGAGCACCCAGTGCCACGTCCGCATTGACTCAGAATCAACATCCACGGGAATAACCGGTTGATGATACCCAGTCCCTATCCCAATTAACCCACGGATGAAAAAAGGCACATCCCCCCCAATCTGCGCCCCAACTTCCATTAATTGCTCGTCGTTTAGCTCAGTCTTCCAAATATGATTGCACCCAACCAATACAGCCGCCGCATCAGCACTCCCTCCACCCAGACCAGCTTCCGTGGGGATGGACTTGACCAGGTTGAAGTGCAACGCTTAGCCTGAGATGCCTGCGAAGTCAGCGAGGCGTTTCGCCGCCTTCATGACGAGATTTCGGGCATCAGCTAAGATGCGATCGCTATCCATTCCAGATACGGTCATTGTGAATTCTTGGGGATCCCGGGATGGCAAAATGGTCATGGTGTCGTAGAGGGAGATGGCCTGGTAGACCATTATGATGTCGTGGTAGCCATCTTTGCGGAGAGCGCCGGCGTGGAGATAGAGGTTGAGCTTGGCTGGGATTTGTAGGGTGATTGGTGTGAATTGGTTGGGATCAGGTAGACCCATTGTGTTGTTTTATTCATGCGAGGGGTGAGTTGGAGTTGGAAATCCTGGGTGGCCTGGGAAGCTGATAAGGATAAGGCAAGGTGGCACGCGACAGAATTACCGGTCAGTGAAGGTGGGGGATCTGCTTGAACTCTAGATATGTCATTGCACTACTAAAGTTTGAATCTCTGCTAGTCGGATCGGGAGCCCAAGAGACAGGTTCATTCGATTACTTTGTGGGTCTTTATGTACCTAGCAAGGTGAGAGTAGTAACGATCTACAGTTTTTGGTCTGAGCCGAACTGTGGAGCAAGGAACACTCGTGAGCTGCAGGTTGGGCTTTAACTTCCCATTACCACATATTAGACTGAGTTTGACTGCCGATCCCCAGTGCTTTtagttaaaatttaattttatccTGAGCTCGCACGCGGACGGTACATGCTCCGAAACAACCTTGTGCAATAGAGTCGGATAGTGGCCCCTTTAGGTCCATTGTCCTCAACGCACCCAACCTTCGGCACTGTTCTCGTCGCCGCAGGAACAGGCACACGAGCAAGAAAGGCCAAATGTTCCAAGGTATACCGCGAACTTGCCGGAGAGACTGTTATATCCCGTGTTGTCCGAGCCTTTCGTGCCTGGGATCCCGGCCATCCCATTGTAATTGTGCGGCATGAGAATGATGCGGCACTCCTTGCGAATGCGATTGAGGGAGCCGATGCACAGGTATATGAGACAGTTGGCGGGGCCACGAGACAGGCGTCTGTTCTGGAGGGCTTGAGATTCTTGTCGTCATTGGAACAGCCCCCATCGCATGTTCTAATCCACGATGCGGCGAGACCGTTTATATCGCCGTCTTTGTTGGACAAGATCCGAGATGGGATGCGTGAACAGCCTGATGTCGGAATAATTTTGGCGATTCCAGTTTCTGACACAATCAAGTCCGTTGATGAGAATGGCTTGATCTCCCGCACAGTACCGCAAAAAGGTCTATACCGTGCGCAAACGCCACAAGCATTTTCGCTACCCACTGCACTGAACATTCACGACCAGCTTGCCTATGATACAAGTGTCGAGTATACAGATGATGCCTCTCTCTTTGAGCAAGCAGGCCTATCCGTCCGTGTCAtacaaggagaagagaagaacatgaaACTCACATATCCGACGGATTTCGAACAAGCGGGATGAATCCTTCAAGCGAAGCCTCAATTACCAGAGGTTTCTATTCCCGATGTCCGCGTTGGACATGGATATGACACCCATCTACTCATTCCTGCGACAGAAATCACCCTCTGTGGTGTCAAAATCCCCCATACCTCCGGACCGTTGGGCCACTCAGACGCGGATGTAGGCCTTCATGCTGTAACGAATGCGTTACTGGGCACGATTGGGGCAGATGACATCAGAAGTCATTTTTCGCCATCAGATCCCAAGTGGAAAGGTGCTTCATCGGATCAGTTTGTTCGACATGCCAGGAAACTTGTCAGTGTTGCTGATGGCGTCATTACCCATGGCGATGTGAGCTTAATATGTGAACGGCCTAAGATTGGTCCACATCGGGATGCACTCAAAACGTCTGTGGCTCGTATACTCTCTTTGGATAAGTCGCGTGTATCCATTAAGGCTGGGACAAATGAGAAGGTGGGCTTtgtgggaagagaagagggcATCATCGGGATTGCAACGGTAACGGCTGTGTTTCCTGGCGGCGTCCCGCAGGCTGAAATCAATCCTGATTATGATACTACCTACTAGCAATAGTTTTCCCAATGGTCACTGGGAAAGGACGTTGACCTTAATGTTTATACTGTTTCAACTCTTTGGTAGAGGTTTTGAGGATCGATGCCTATTTAATACCTACTAGTATAACTCACTAGATATACTTCTTTACTCCTATAGACTACTCCTAATCTTATAAGTTAGTACATACTTGACTCCACTACTGAGTATGTGCCGTCGTGCCTTCTCAGTTGGGCTGTAACCACCCGACTTGGATTGGGAGTTGACTCAAGATAATACAATCCTGACGAGTTAGATTGACGGTCAGCTTGGACTGCTTTCGGTTCGAAATTAACAATATAACCATTAATGATTCTAGTATGTGGGCAGGAATCCGTCTCTGATTCACTCTTGTCTAGCAGATTCCAACCCCTACAACTGATGATAGTATTAAAGAGGCCTGCATTGGATAGTCTCCGCCCTTCGAAGCTTTTTGTGCAGGGATCAAAGTTGCGGTATCCATAATGAGAGTGCCTGACTTCACTATTCTTGTGATCAGTCATAACCATACAATGAAATCTAGGGCAGCTAGATCCTACCGGTAGGCCCAGCTGAGATAGTCTGCTTAAGTATGCATGAGCAGACGGGAAGCCTTGTTCTTCACACTTCTGTCGTATATACAGGtacaaaagagaaagagaatagagagaaaaggggaataaaagaaaggGCTAAAgaacaaataaataaatagacaTCGTACGTGGATCCCCCCGGGTCCAGTGACAGAGTATCATGAGGATGTCGAACGTTATCCTCCTACTAGAAGCGTCTTCCCTTAACTCTTCTCTGCAAGAGCAGCCCGTAAGTCTCGGTTCTCTTTGAGAAGACTATAACCACTCTCCACAATCATTTCGCACCCCTTGATGAGCTTATCTACCGCAGTCTGCGTAGAAGAGCTCCCTGTCTCACTTTGTTCTGTCTCCAATTCTTTGAACGTAGAGAGCAGCGTTTCCAATCGCTTTAGGTTTTCAGTTGCTTCCAAATACGGGTGAGTTGAGTGACCTCTAGGTGGCGGAAGAGCGAGGCGTTGAGGGCCAGGCTGGCCTGTTTCAGAGTCTGGATTAGCCGATGGCGATCCATTTTCTGCATTAGCACTCCCAACAACTGTATCATAGACCAGGCGAGAATAGCTTCGTCGAGAGTAGATCTCTTTCAATTCCACTCATCGTTTGAGGAACATGTACACCCAAGTTCCACCAACGGTCTCATTAATTGGAGTGCCTCGCTTAGCAAGAATGGTGTTGGCCATTGCTTCGACCTGCGCCCGCGAGGGGGCAGTTTGATTTCGTTCAATCGCTGATAATGTCCATTGTACCAGcgcatcctcttcttcctgggtCATTCGGTGACAGTTCGCCCATTTTTTTGGCCGAAAGGTAACCCCGTTCATCCTGTTGCGTAAGGTTGTTGACGGCACTCCATATTTCCTAGCTGCCTCGCGTACCGAAGAGAATTTGCCCTCTTTGACATCTGAGATGGCTGCTTGGATCTTTCGTTCctgttcttccatctctgGGAGGGGCTTGAGTTTTGGTCTCATTATTGGCGGCAAGGTTGCTGCTTGCGCTGCTGGCAACTCCGAGAGTGAAGAGAAACTAATTCGGAGCGGGCGGCTCACGGACAACTCCCCGGTGTGTCACATGGCATCGGCCCGACCGGGTAGCCGAGCCGATCCCCAAccctatctatctatccttTTCAGTACAAGTTGTCAAGTTCTGTCACCTGTGGAAAGGTGCCTTAATATCCTAGATTCTTGaattgttttttcttttatctaaAGGCTACCTTCTTCTTAGCTACTACATAGTATAGAATTTACTTTCGCAGCTATTTAAAGCTACTAGATAAAATCTCTGATGATTTATCCAtatattctctattttaactaaaaaatatataatgtCAGCTGCGACACCAATGCGAGTGAGTCCGCATCATAATCCTGTTTCTGGGCCTGCGTGACCAACTGATTTTAGGGAAAGCGCCGGATGTTCTATGCTTCGAGCCGATTTGTTAGACATTGAAATCTGTGATCCTTGACAACGACGACCTCGGAAGTTTAAAAAGAAACCGGGAGAGTCTGCAGCTTTAACAAAAGGGATGAGATCTGCTCCAATATGCAAAAAGGACAGGTGAGTGATAATCTGTGCGAGGAAACCTGGGGCCCGAAATGTTCACGCAATTTGCAATTCCTCAAGGGATAGATCGCAAACCAGGCACCATCAGCGATTTCACCAAAGAGTACAGTCCTCAAAAGTCCGATCTTCTCCCTTTGGCAATGAAGTA
This DNA window, taken from Aspergillus flavus chromosome 5, complete sequence, encodes the following:
- a CDS encoding 2-C-methyl-D-erythritol 2,4-cyclodiphosphate synthase is translated as LSSTHPTFGTVLVAAGTGTRARKAKCSKVYRELAGETVISRVVRAFRAWDPGHPIVIVRHENDAALLANAIEGADAQVYETVGGATRQASVLEGLRFLSSLEQPPSHVLIHDAARPFISPSLLDKIRDGMREQPDVGIILAIPVSDTIKSVDENGLISRTVPQKGLYRAQTPQAFSLPTALNIHDQLAYDTSVEYTDDASLFEQAGLSPQLPEVSIPDVRVGHGYDTHLLIPATEITLCGVKIPHTSGPLGHSDADVGLHAVTNALLGTIGADDIRSHFSPSDPKWKGASSDQFVRHARKLVSVADGVITHGDVSLICERPKIGPHRDALKTSVARILSLDKSRVSIKAGTNEKVGFVGREEGIIGIATVTAVFPGGVPQAEINPDYDTTY